The following coding sequences lie in one Miscanthus floridulus cultivar M001 chromosome 9, ASM1932011v1, whole genome shotgun sequence genomic window:
- the LOC136482485 gene encoding protein SINE1-like: protein MGRSLSPLLRQELDNLDKDADSRRAAMKALKSYARHLDSKSIPHFLAEVSDTTATATTAGGGGAGMPPAGEFTISLYEVLARVHGRNIVPQIGNIMATIMRTLSTSGGSFPLHQACSKVVPAIARYGIDPSSTPDDEKAAIIASLCRPLCGALMGTTQQDGGAASGAALCLKALVESTNWRFASGEMVNEVCLKVAGAMHDRATRSNAHMGLAMALVKHNGLIAEAYARSIVRSGLQILDGDTAESSSQKRLSAIQMINFFMKFVDPRCLSSELGRVIAVMEKCQNDRMPFVRGAAFEASQSAKSIASQKGSRHEVGTSPMIGSNFHKRREKSPCRSLWSAKGSPAGSTVAASPAQFRSPESQVVDSSIMNGSALTESPISVGQSSCNFGQSLRTNRRLWNNDGVDVSLKDGLFIQLCSNSNSYEDDLSEVCDSEVTDANFECTNTFAGFVSRSPNGSISRDKTPSPRASDRPISIDNVKIYSTPRKLLRLLQSSYDSDSASIVGQSTAKLSGLSSPDQEHEELVISSEQMQSLHSDSKADMQNSNDRTETLSNADESGLSTTEAENTSSKASPEIELKEDDVCITSSIVKTRKYRTKFTFVLSMIVIVLAIITMFIRIESYDDSVYLVPT, encoded by the exons ATGGGGCGGAGCCTGAGCCCGCTGCTGAGGCAGGAGCTGGACAACCTGGACAAGGACGCCGACAGCCGCCGCGCGGCCATGAAGGCGCTCAAGTCCTACGCCAGGCACCTGGACTCCAAGTCCATCCCGCACTTCCTCGCCGAGGTCTccgacaccaccgccaccgccaccacggccggcggcggcggcgccggcatgCCGCCCGCCGGCGAGTTCACCATCTCGCTCTACGAGGTGCTGGCGCGGGTGCACGGGCGCAACATCGTGCCGCAGATCGGCAACATCATGGCCACCATCATGCGCACGCTCTCCACCAGCGGGGGATCCTTCCCGCTCCACCAGGCCTGCTCCAAGGTGGTGCCCGCCATCGCGCGGTACGGCATCGACCCGTCGTCCACGCCCGACGACGAAAAGGCCGCCATCATCGCGTCCCTCTGCAGGCCACTCTGCGGCGCACTCATGGGGACGACCCAGCAGGACGGCGGCGCCGCGTCCGGCGCGGCGCTGTGCTTGAAGGCGCTCGTCGAGTCCACCAACTGGAGGTTCGCGTCCGGGGAGATGGTGAACGAGGTCTGCCTCAAGGTGGCCGGGGCGATGCACGACCGGGCGACGCGCTCGAACGCGCACATGGGCCTCGCCATGGCGCTGGTGAAGCACAATGGCCTGATTGCGGAGGCGTACGCGAGGTCCATTGTGCGGTCGGGGCTGCAGATCCTTGATGGGGACACGGCGGAGAGCAGCTCGCAGAAGCGCCTCTCGGCGATCCAGATgatcaacttcttcatgaagtttGTTGACCCCAGGTGCTTGTCTTCAGAGCTTGGCAGGGTGATTGCTGTGATGGAGAAGTGCCAGAATGACCGCATGCCGTTCGTGCGAGGTGCTGCATTTGAGGCATCACAGAGCGCGAAGAGCATCGCCTCGCAGAAGGGATCAAGACATGAGGTTGGCACAAGCCCAATGATTGGCTCCAATTTTCACAAGAGAAGGGAGAAGAGCCCGTGCAGGAGCCTCTGGAGTGCCAAGGGCAGCCCTGCAGGCTCCACCGTCGCTGCTTCTCCAGCCCAGTTCAGGTCCCCGGAATCCCAGGTTGTGGATTCGTCTATCATGAATGGCAGCGCACTCACCGAGTCGCCGATCTCAGTCGGGCAGTCCTCTTGCAACTTTGGTCAGAGTCTGCGCACGAACCGGAGGTTGTGGAACAATGATGGCGTCGATGTTTCTCTGAAGGATGGCTTGTTCATTCAGCTTTGCTCAAACAGCAATTCCTATGAAGATGACTTGAGCGAGGTCTGTGACAGTGAGGTGACTGATGCTAACTTTGAGTGCACTAACACATTTGCAGGATTTGTGTCACGAAGCCCAAATGGCTCCATATCAAGAGACAAGACTCCCAGTCCCAGG GCTTCAGACAGGCCGATCAGCATTGATAACGTGAAGATATACTCAACACCAAGGAAGCTTCTCCGATTGCTTCAAAGCTCATACGACTCTGACTCTGCTAGCATTGTGGGGCAATCCACTGCAAAGCTCAGTGGCTTATCATCACCAGATCAGGAACATGAGGAACTAGTGATCTCATCTGAACAGATGCAATCTCTGCATTCAGACAGCAAAGCTGATATGCAGAACAGCAATGATAGGACTGAGACTCTATCCAATGCCGATGAATCAGGACTTTCCACTACCGAGGCTGAGAACACATCGAGCAAGGCTTCCCCTGAAATTGAACTTAAAGAGGATGATGTATGTATTACAAGCAGCATAGTGAAGACGAGGAAGTATAGAACAAAATTCACTTTTGTTCTGAGCATGATTGTGATTGTTTTAGCGATCATCACCATGTTTATTAGGATAGAGAGTTATGATGATTCAGTGTACCTTGTCCCCACTTGA